A single Nomia melanderi isolate GNS246 chromosome 13, iyNomMela1, whole genome shotgun sequence DNA region contains:
- the Wat gene encoding worker-enriched antennal transcript isoform X3 has product MRITILLAFVFAILAVTSAQDYSQLFAGFGPYLRQSAGMRDPRSNRGPVLFPPGPPPNNADSSGVIVGASGFGFVPPNQGFYSFFYY; this is encoded by the exons ACAATACTATTGGCGTTCGTCTTCGCCATCCTGGCAGTGACCTCCGCCCAGGACTACAGCCAGTTATTCGCAGGATTCGGCCCGTACCTCAGGCAATCCGCAGGGATGCGAGATCCCCGGTCGAACAGGG GTCCAGTGCTGTTCCCGCCAGGCCCACCTCCGAACAACGCTGACTCGAGCGGAGTGATCGTGGGCGCGAGCGGATTCGGATTCGTGCCACCCAACCAAG GATTTTAcagtttcttctattattaa
- the Wat gene encoding worker-enriched antennal transcript isoform X2, translating into MNLLQTILLAFVFAILAVTSAQDYSQLFAGFGPYLRQSAGMRDPRSNRGPVLFPPGPPPNNADSSGVIVGASGFGFVPPNQGFYSFFYY; encoded by the exons ACAATACTATTGGCGTTCGTCTTCGCCATCCTGGCAGTGACCTCCGCCCAGGACTACAGCCAGTTATTCGCAGGATTCGGCCCGTACCTCAGGCAATCCGCAGGGATGCGAGATCCCCGGTCGAACAGGG GTCCAGTGCTGTTCCCGCCAGGCCCACCTCCGAACAACGCTGACTCGAGCGGAGTGATCGTGGGCGCGAGCGGATTCGGATTCGTGCCACCCAACCAAG GATTTTAcagtttcttctattattaa